The window AGAACTGGAAGCGCAGCTTATGATTCGTTTAAACGATGCCGTTGCGCTTTACGCGCCGGGGACGCAGGTTTACATAAATCCTTCGGCGGCAGCGCTTCATGAACTGTTTGCAGCATCGGAAGCCATCGTCGGCACAAATGATTTTACAATGGAAGGAAAGGGTGCGCCGCTTGTAACCGCAAATATTGATACACTCTCTTTTTCATTTCCTTCTTATGTGCGTAGTATACAGCGGATGCGTGCACGTCTGCAGAGTGCACGGGAGCGGAACCGCCTGATTCTGAATCGGATATCGTTCGATTCGGAAGACTTCACCTTGTATCCGAAAAATGATCATCGTGCGTCCAGAGAAATGTGGCTCAGAATGTGGCTGGAAAAAAATAATAAAGACGAAGCAAAGGAATGTTGCAAATGAAGACGGCGTATGCATGTAAATTATTCGGCGCTCAACAGGCTTTTACCGGAATCAGCGATTGCGTGACGCTGCTGCATTCTGTTGTCGGCTGCAATTTCGGGTCGCTCGCATTGCATGCCCCTTGCGATATGTCACAGATCAGACAGACCACGACCGCTATCAGCGATGAAGATGTTGTATTCAGCGGAGAGGACTCTTTAGAGAAATCAATGCGCTATGTGGACGAGTTGTATCATCCGGTACTGATCGCGGTTGTGACTGGTTGCGTCAGTGATATCATACAGGATGATGTCACGGCGATTATCAGTAGATTCCGCGGGAATGCAAAAATATTTCATCAGGAAGCGACTGGCTATTGCGGCGTGTTTGAAGACGGATACGAAGAGTCTTTGCTGCGGCTTATTGATTTTATGCGTGAACCGGATGGGGCGGATCGACAGATTCCGAAGATTAATTTTATCGGATTCGGAGCGGATGATCCGCATATTGCAGCGGATGCCCGGGTGCTAAAGGAGTTTCTCGGAACAGAAGCAGACCTTGGATGTATTTTATCCCGTTGCACGTTTGAGCAGATAGAAGCTGCTGCGCAAGTATCGCTTAATATTGTTCTCGGAAGAGGAAAGCGTCTCGCACAGGAAATGGAGAAACGTTTCGGCATTCCATATCAGGTGATAGACTATCCTTACGGGCTGTCGGGAGCGGAAGAAATTTGGGGGTGTCTGCAATCACATTTGGGGATCGATACGCACAGGCAGCGGGATGCTTTCATACGCCGAACTGCTGACGGACTTGCGCCGATCTATTCCTTTTTGCAAACGCTATACGGTATACCGGTTTCCGTGATCGGCACGGGGGCGAGATACCGCGGAATGGTGCGTTTTCTCTCGGAAGAAATTGGTTTGGAGGTTGTCTGCGGCCGGGCGAGAGAAGAGGTCTCGGATATAGATGACTTTATGGACGAAGTTCGTGCGTCTGAGACGGCAATTCTTTTCGGCTCATCATTCGAGCAGGAACTCTCAGATAAAATGAACATTCCATTGTTCCATTTTGACTACCCTGTTTTTCGAAGGATTTGTATCACAAATCGCCCTTACATCGGAGCGGAAGGTACGCTCCATCTGACCGAGACATTGTTTAATGAACTAATGTCATATCCAGGCAAAAAAGGGGCCTTTTTATCAAGGTCGTAAATTGAATCTGGAAATTTAATTTTTTCAATAACTCTTTCGCTAAGCCCCCGGCTATGCTGAGGAGAATAGCAAAAGCTATGTTGTAGTATTTGAAAAGAAAGCTCCTGATTATAACGGATTTGGGGGACCCGTCCGTAAGCCTCCCAGTGAATCCGAAATCAAAAGGTTCTGAAGCCAGTTTCCGTGGTACTTAAATTCGTTAACTTTTTCAAAAGAACTCACATAGCCTTTTTGCCTTACCGTCCATGGATTGAGTGGAGCAAAATTTTGGATAAGTTCCCAGGCACGTATGCTGAGATTGGCAGATTTCATAGTACCGTGAAAATACTTTGTACTGAACAAATGACGATCCATTCGCTGCATCAACCGGTCAACCATGTTGCTCGTTCTATGTACGCCAGGAAAATCATAGATTTGGGAAAACTGTGGAAGATTAT is drawn from uncultured Desulfobacter sp. and contains these coding sequences:
- a CDS encoding nitrogenase component 1 codes for the protein MKTAYACKLFGAQQAFTGISDCVTLLHSVVGCNFGSLALHAPCDMSQIRQTTTAISDEDVVFSGEDSLEKSMRYVDELYHPVLIAVVTGCVSDIIQDDVTAIISRFRGNAKIFHQEATGYCGVFEDGYEESLLRLIDFMREPDGADRQIPKINFIGFGADDPHIAADARVLKEFLGTEADLGCILSRCTFEQIEAAAQVSLNIVLGRGKRLAQEMEKRFGIPYQVIDYPYGLSGAEEIWGCLQSHLGIDTHRQRDAFIRRTADGLAPIYSFLQTLYGIPVSVIGTGARYRGMVRFLSEEIGLEVVCGRAREEVSDIDDFMDEVRASETAILFGSSFEQELSDKMNIPLFHFDYPVFRRICITNRPYIGAEGTLHLTETLFNELMSYPGKKGAFLSRS